The genomic region CATCTTCATTAATAAAATAGGAGAGAAATCAAATCTTCTCTCTCTTTTATACTAAAGCTCAGTGGGGAAAATCTGAATGCCCCATGTTCCTGCTGACCCCAAAGGCAAGGGTGTCATAGAACAAATTCTTCATTACTGAGAAATCAGAGTTAGACTACCCTTCAGACCTATCAATGTAGATACAGTATGACTACCATCAGAGAACACAGGCTCACATACACTCTGTAGGGATTTGTCTCAGCATGGGATGATTGCTCCAAGTGCAGCTTTTGAGAGATCATAAATAATAAACCGCTGTGTCCCCATTTTCCAAATTTTTACAAGTTGATAATAATTTTTTGTTGCTTTCACCAACCATAAATGGGTCTCTCATGTCTCTCGTATGGCCTATCGTTTTTCCCTTATGGGGCTTTTGGTGCTTTTTACATTGCAAATtataaaatacatatattttttagaGCATCCTCATTTCATGACACCTTCCTCCTTTGTGATgaagtagactgtagactgtatgtATCGCAGTTATGTAATAAGCAGTTATAGATATGGATAAAAATAGATATTCATTACTTAATCATGTTTTCCTGATGAAGTATAAATGACAAGCTCCCATGGGACCTCCTGGAACATCCAACAATCACTTTAGTTGAAATATCTATTTCAGGCTATTCCTGAAGTCAGTCACTGCATTAGTTTGATCCTTGTTCTAGTGATAATCAGTGTGTAATTTCCTACTGTCATACCTTGTGACTGTAACTGCTGTATTGTGCTCCAGAAACAAGCAGTGATGCCATATTTAGAAAAGACTAGCTCCATTTGAACATTCTTGGCCAGGAAGAATCAATCTGCGGCAGTCCACTGGGAAAATGCTGAGCTACACATTTTTAAGGGTCTCCTTGTATCTTTATTCCCCCCCCCTATAAACCTGAATTAGATGACGAAGCTTGTGCCTCTTATGGAGAACTACGTAAAACAAATGGTGCACATTTATTGTTGTCAATCATTAAGGAAAATGGGAAATGTTAAGTTGACTTTATTGTATTCACAATTATATGCAGTGAAATCCTCATTCCTTGTCTCCAACACCACAGctgtttgcacacacacacacacacacacacacacacaggtgcgtAGTCCTAAACATTTCCCTCATAGCAAATGTAATGTTACATTGCAGCTCAGATGTAAAAGCTGCTGCAGTTTTGATTGCTTTTCCCTTGGTGGTTTTTCATTAAAATAGATTGATTACCTTTGGCATGCACAATTTATTTGACTCCAATGTCCTCCAATTCTTGTTTGTCTGAGGACataaataagtgtgtgtgtgtgtgcttttactTGTGTGttcatttgtgtatgtgtgtgtctgtgtgtgtgtgtattattgatTGCATATAGGGACCTATAAAGTGTAGGATATGTTGTAATGTCTATGTTAATAGTTATCTTAATTAAGGGATTTATACGTGTTTCGGTATACTGTTGAGTTTGGGAAGTGTCTGCAGTTTGTGGTACTGATGTAATTAACTtatgcgtgtgcatgcgtgcgttgATGCTTTTGTAGGGCAGTAACGTGATGGAGGACACGGATCTTAGAGATATGGGAATCACTGACCCTGGCCACAGAAAGAAGATCATCCGTGCAGCACGCAGCTTGCCCAAGGTACAGTAGTTATCATCAGTCCAGGGCACTGCCTGCAACCTTGTGCCGGGTTGACCATTCATCCCTGTCTAAGAAGCCACCGTACATCAAGGTGTCAAGGAGTGTGCATTATCTATGTTTGTGCACAGTATTTTCAATCATGATAATGTATTGTAAAGTATCTTTGATCTAGTCTGCAGCTATGTTTAGCAATAGCAATCATGTGAACAAGCCTTTTGACATTGTGTACGGTTTTAAAATCTTGAAAGAAATGGTGAAATCCTGCTTTTATTTGAATGTAATTTGATCTCCTTTCTGTCCCTCTTTGTAGGTGAAAGCCCTGGGCTGTGATGGCAGCACCTCTCTGTCCACCTGGTTGGATGTGCTAGGCCTCCAGGAGTACCTGCCTAACTTCCTGTCCAGTGGCTACCGTACCTTGGACTGTGTGAAGAATCTATGGGAGCTGGAGATTGTCAATGTGAGGCCAATGTTTTGTTAGTGAATTATGTAGTGCCTCAGGGAAGAGACAGCACTGTGCTGAGCTTAAGGCAAAACAGATTTGAGCTGAATAATTGAGGAGAGTCCATTCTGTCTGCTTGGCGAGTGCCAGCATAGGTGTCAGACTCACTATATACAGTCAGTGTGAGTGTATAATGTGTATTTCCATTCATATTTGTTGGTTTGTACTTGTTTGTCAATATTAGTGTCTGTGTTGTTCATATGAACGTAGTCCTATGTACGGTCTAGTAGTTACCATTGTGTCTTATCTGTGCACGTCTCTGCAGGTGTTGAAAATCAGCCCTCTGGGCCACAGGAAGAGAATCATAGCGTCTCTGGCAGAGCGGCCCTATGAGGAGGCCCCGACCAAATCGCAGATCTCTCACCGTCTCTCACAGATCAGGGTTAGTAAGAGTAATCAGTGTCTTACATTTGAACAAtaatcccagctagcacatttggttccttggaagttgtgggaacatacGTTTTTGGTTTCCCACTGGATCTGTTAACGcagctgaagtactgaaattcccacagaagaatgttgtttcttaatgttctctgGACTATATTtaaacattcccaatgtcaaaccagttggagaacattcctagaacattaccaaaatttAAATTGAAGCTACaagatgtaactttttgggcaatcCGACAATATCCATAtcgaaatgtgagttatagatctgtcattctcattgaaagcaagtttaAAAATgagtagatatgttctatgtgcactatctCTACGCCTCCTgttttttagtttagttttttgTGTCTGCTACTttaggttttgtacaccagcttcaaacagctgaaagtacaatatttttggttatggataTATCACAGCACTTTAGATAGTATAGTGAGAAAATCATTGTACTATTTTCTCACTAtgtttgtcacataaactgaaattaggccaattattagaattttagcaaccataaaatgttggagccattaaatgtaaccatgtttgaacttttaggaaacgttctgttaatgaaataccaagaaaatatatattttttgtcaagaaTGTTtaaaagccaagcaactatcctgcaccattctcagaaagttgtgggaaggtagtatgcaaaataaccatagaacaatcaagctctaagaaacatatggttcttaGAATATTATGTGCTAGCTGGAATCTAATTTGTACTGTATGCCATTACATAATGCTCTAATATCTTATTGAAATCTGTATTGTGTCACTATGTTTTCTTATCTTTCACATCCAATCAGTCATCAATATGATCAATCAATATGTACGTGGCAGTTTCAGGACCTGTTGTCCCAGACAGGGACCTCTCCTCTGAGTCAGATGGACCCTTCCACCAGTCGCTCCATGGACATGCTCCTGCCCTtgggggagggaggcaggaggaggagagccATGGACCAGGACTGTAGCGTGTCCCTGCGCTCCTACAGCGAGAGACCCCGCTCCCACGTTAGTCCTCCTGCCAAAACACTGTCTTTACCTGTACCTCATGAAGTAACAGAAATACAGTATGTGTCTCTGTGGTGTGCTTGGAATAATCATGTTATAAAGAGAGCTATCTGCTGCTGGGGTGATCTGAAACAGAAGCTGTTATGTGTTTaaaaacctcttgaaactagcaatcccggatccgggatcgtaatcatagcctcaaacgaattagcataacgcagcggacataaatacccctaaaTACCCCCCTTTTCCTATTtgtgaaaatcacaaatgaaatgaatgaaatatattcaaacacaaaattagccttttgttaacaacactgtcatctcagattttcaaaatatgctttacagccaacgctagacaagcatttgtgtaagtttatcatggcataatgctatgctaggctctgctggcaacaggcaacattttcacgaaaataagaaaagcaaccaaattaaataatttacctttgaagaactttggatgctttcactcaagagactcccagttagatagcaaatgttccttttttccaaaaatattatttttgtaggcgaaatagctcccgtttgttcatcatgcttggctgagaaatcgactggaaaatgctaccactacaacgccaaacttttttcaaaattagctccataatatcgtcagaaacacggcaaacgttgtttaggatccatcctcaatgtgtttttaacatatatattcgataatatatccgtcgaggcaattggtttctcataagaagcgtttggaaaaatggctacctcagtattttacgcaagattttctgcgggagacaccatgtgaccacttgctatatatggtaccttacggctattcttcaatggaaatgcgtaaaaagacgtcacaatgctgtagacaccttggggaatacgtggaaaacgtaagccaatttgtagctcattcacagccatataaggaatcattggcatgaggcggtttaaaaaaatgcggcacttcctggttggatttttatctgggtttcgcctgtaacatcagttctgtggcactcacagacaatatctttgcagttttggaaacgtcagagtgttttctatccaaagctgtcaattatatgcatagtcaaacATCTTTTCGTGACAGAATATCTAAAAATACCAAAACATTTAATAACATTTGAGACATGGAtagtgcatgtgtgccattcagagggtgaatggacaagacaaaacatgtgagtgcctttgaacggggtatggtagtaggtaccatgtgcaccagtttgtgttaagagctgcaaagctgctgggtttttcacactcaacagtttcctttgtgtatcaagaatggtccaccatccaaaggacatccagacaacttttGATCAGTCAAAGTGTTACAGCATCTTTTTAGTTTTAGAATCCTGTAATATTTTGTGACTAAATGTTCTGCCATAAAATCTTTGTAAAGTACAGCATCAATCCATGTCTATCTGTCTTTCTAGGACAGGCAGAGTGACCGACAAAGGGAACCCCGTTTGACCCTCCGGCCGCCGAGCCAGTCTGCCACGTACACCACGGTCTCTGCTTGGCATCACCAGCCTGAGAAACTTATCTTAGAGTCTTGCGGGTATGAGGCCAGTGTAAGTCATGTCAATGGTCAATCTCCTGTCGTGTTGTGTCAATGGAAGTCCCCTTGAATCTCAGCCACTAGAAAAGTCCTCAATCCGTGTTTGATAATCGCTTGATGTTTCAAGAATTGAtcgttcccactgggcacaaatggttgaatcaacgttgtttccacgtaatttctTTGAACCAACTTGGAATAtacattgaattgacatctgtacCCACTGAGTTCAGAGATAATAGCCTGTTTTGTTGCTTATTTTCCAGTATATGGGATCAATGATTATCAGGGATCTAAGGGGGATTGAGTCCACTCAAGAAGCCTGTGCTAAAATTAGGGTAAGTCTGACTGCCATACTACAGATCAATACTCAATCACTCTATTCTAGCACTCCGTATTAATATGGATCCCCTCACCATTTTCTTTCTCCTTGTAGAAGTCAAAGGACCATTCAAAAAAGGGTCCTGTTGTCATCCTCTCCATCACTTATAAAGGGGTCAAGTTCATTGATGCCGCCACTAAGGTAATGGGAGCCTGTTGGCAATGAGAAATGCATGATGAGCTCAACTGCATTATTTTTCTCTCTCGCGTTCTCATATTATTTCCCCTACAATAAAGATAGCACTGTTGGTTCGGATGAAGTCAGTGGTTGTTACTGGTCGATGGTTTTGTTCCTGTTGCTCCTCAGTTCCAACCTATTCTTTTATCCTCTCACCAGTCAATAGTAGCCGAGCATGAGATCAGGAACATCTCCTGTGCGGCCCAGGACCCCGATGACCTCTGCACCTTCGCCTACATCACCAAGGACAGTAAGAGTGGCCACCACTTCTGCCATGTCTTCAGCACTGTGGAAGTGGTGAGGAACACAATGATGACACCAGCCCAAACCCCTCAATCAATCATTCCATAAGGCTATGCCAAAATACAATCACCCATTTCCCACCTTCTAAAGTACTCTgatttgtattaatttgtttCTAAATGCCATGTCATATCATAAAAAAATCTTGAAAGGAAAAACTTGATTGACAAAACTGCATGCAGCTTCTTGATTAATTAAATTGCCTTAATGTCTTGATTAAGGTAATGCACCTGCTGTCATGGAAGTAACATAATATCTTGATTAGTCTATTTTATAAGCCATGTGCCAAACATTCCTGGCAGATGACACAGCTACATCTTGATTATCTAATTAAATACTCGATTAACTTAGTTCCACTGCTATGATTGACAACGCAATGATAAAAATGCAGATTGTGCCTCATTCAAAGTAGCTGTCAGTCACTACTGCAACTGTCTCTTCATTCTTTACTCTCTCCCTCGGTACAGACTCAGACTTATGAGATCATCCTGACACTGGGACAGGCATTTGAGGTGGCCTATCAGCTGGCTCTCCAGACCAAGGCCAGGCAGTATGTCCCAGTCCCCCCACTGTCTCTGGGGTCAGAGGTCATTGAGACCAAATCCAGCCGGCCCACGTCACAACAATGGAGCAGCATGAGGAGATCAACAGTGAGTACCACACACTGAGCATAAACAAAAAATTGacatgtagctgtgtgtgtgtttctaaatgATATGCATACTGTGTTTgggtatacagtatgtacaggtaactgtcaaaataaaggaaacaccaacataaaatgtcttaatagggtgttgggccaccacgatcCAGCAGAACTGCTTTAATGCTTCTTGGcaaagattctacaagtgtctggaactgtATTGGAGGGatacgacaccattcttccacaagaaattccataatttggtgttttgttgatggtggtggaaaacgctgtctcaggcaccgctccagaatctcccataagtgttcaattggattgagatctggtaaCTGAGATATGcacgcacgtgcgcacacacacacacacacacacacacacacacacacacacacatacacactttaaACCCCTTATGCTCTTTTAAgacctctttcaaagtcactgtgATCTCTTCTTCCAGCCattgtagccaaaataatgggcagcGGGGCGTTTTTATACATGACACTAAGCATGATGGGTTGTTAATTGCCTAAAtatctcaggaaccacacctgtgtgaaagcatctgctttcaatatactttatatccctcatttactcaagtgttttctttatttttttcagTTACGTATGTATGTGTACATGCGTAGGCATGTATGCATAAATATGCACAATCAGATAACACACAGTCCTCGTGAGCAAATGTTCCTCCGGATTTTAAACCACTGATCACACTATAAAAAAAAGGAAGATTTATAGTGCGATGAAAGTGATGACTCATTACTTTGCTACCAATCTCACCTCCCCAACTCTGAGTCACTCAGATCGGAGTAAATTTTCCTGCAGAAATACAGTATGCGAAACTTGATGAGTGAATAGTCTTATTTTTTGctaacaggcaggatataatatAATctgtaaatagagagagagagggagaactgtGCGTCTCTCTGCTGGTCACCCGGCCCCTCCACTGATTCCCAGGATATTGATTGAGAATGTTACATAAATGTTTACGTATGCCCTGGGCCATTTATGGATGTATTGGCCTTTCAGGACCCTGAATAATGAACACTCAGTGACCACAGTCACCTGAGAAAGCTGGACCGTCTGGACCGAGCATGCACACTGCTCAACATGTTTATGCGTCCTCGCAAATCACTATGCTTTATTATCTGCTTTAAACATAATATATTATGAGGTAATCAGTTCGCTGCATAATGTACAGGGTTGGCAGTATTTATTATCTACTTTTAGGCAGTGGAATTCTAGGAACATCTAGAACAAGACAACTCCATTTGAAGCTTTTAATGTAGATTAATTTCACAATTGTGAGATGACCTGTCATTTTTTTCGATGTACTTTCATTCTTGCCAGGTATGCACTATTTTGGTccgatgtacactaccgttcaaaagtttggggtaacttagaaatgtccttgtttttgaaagaaaagcacattttttgtccattaaattaacataaaattgattagaaatacagtgtagacattcttAATGttctaaatgactattgtagctggaaactgcagattttttatggaatatctacataggtgtacagaggtccattatcagcaaccatcactcttgtgttccaatggcatgttgtgttagctaatccaagtttatcattttaaaaggctaattgatcattagaaaacccttttgcaattatattagaacagctgaaaactgttctgattaaagaagcaataaaactggccttctttagactagttgagtatctggatcatcagcatttgtgggttcgattacaggctcaaaatggctagaaacgaataactttcttctgaaacccgtcagtctattattgttctgataaatgaaggctattccatgcgagaaattgccaagaaactaaacTTCTCGcaaaacgctgtgtactactcccttcacagaacagcgcacaCTGGCGCTAACCTGAataaaaagaggagtgggaggcccaggtgcacaactgagcaagaggacatgcacattagagtgtctagtttaagaaacagacgcctcacaagttatCAACTGCCAGCTTTATTAAAAAGAttctgcaaaacaccagtctcaacgccaacagtgaagaggcgactctggccttctaggcggagttacaaagaaaaaaacatatctcagactggccaatcaAAAGAAAAAATTAAGATGGAAAAAATAACACAcatactggacagaggaactccgcctagaaggccagctaacggagtcgcctcttcactgttgacgttgttagcagttgatgttattcttcaataacacaaactACAAAGCAAATCAAGGGGAGAAAAACGTGTTTATTTGATAAGGACAAATCATAGATGTTATGCTGGGAGGTAGATGttcagtctcccctgtcctcagcttttctccacataacaaaggaacaggatgccatttacAACCCCCCACCCTAGCCTGGGGTTGACCAATTAGAAGTCCTTGCAGTAcaactgggccaatggccaaataaccaGTATCCTGCTCCAGACTCAATGTACAGAACGTAGCACACGTAGCTCTGAGTTCAGGAGTGACATTCCACAGATTCTAACCAGCTGTTGAACTGAAACCCAACTCGTACTTACAATTCTCTATTGAGCATTAATACTCTAGTTTTTAGTCCTCTCACCCTCtgcattgtgtatttatcttcaaaaaATTCTTAtaaagttgagactggtgttttgcgggtactatttaatgaagctgccagttgaggacttgtgaggcgtctgtttctcaaactagacatcctaatgtacttgtcctcttgctcagttgtgcaccggggcctcccactctctctattctTGTTAGAGACCATtttctctgttctgtgaagggagtagtacacagcgttgtacgagatcttcaatttcttggTAATTtcccgcatggaatagccttcaattctcagaacaagaataggctgacgagtttgagaagaaagttatttgtttctggccattttgagcctgtaatcgaacccacaaatgctgatgatcCAGATTctgaactagtctaaagaagtcaTAAATCACTGTGCAGTTGATCActttgtactgtgctgtactggcTGTGTCTAGATATGGGAGGAGCTTTGCTAGTACAGTCCAGTCTAGTTGACAGATGTGATAAAGCCCTGCTATGCCAGCTGCTGTCAAGTATACATTTTTTTCCTGTGATAAATATTTATAACATTATTTGTCTACACCTAATAGGTTGTGATAAATTACCTAGATTATTCACTTTTT from Oncorhynchus kisutch isolate 150728-3 linkage group LG5, Okis_V2, whole genome shotgun sequence harbors:
- the LOC109891025 gene encoding ankyrin repeat and SAM domain-containing protein 1A isoform X4 yields the protein MSASLLDADPIYATVVHTAKAKAWESPGAVSVPPVRLRAPVDLKLTRSLSKSDSDLFVSSLSEEDGGLNGHCESVTNCSSGKKRMERSPSFASEWDEIDKIMNLIGAGIESSNDKQCISPDGACSKALDQPVGEWLEHVGLPQYESKLLLNGFDDLRYMGSNVMEDTDLRDMGITDPGHRKKIIRAARSLPKVKALGCDGSTSLSTWLDVLGLQEYLPNFLSSGYRTLDCVKNLWELEIVNVLKISPLGHRKRIIASLAERPYEEAPTKSQISHRLSQIRFQDLLSQTGTSPLSQMDPSTSRSMDMLLPLGEGGRRRRAMDQDCSVSLRSYSERPRSHDRQSDRQREPRLTLRPPSQSATYTTVSAWHHQPEKLILESCGYEASYMGSMIIRDLRGIESTQEACAKIRKSKDHSKKGPVVILSITYKGVKFIDAATKSIVAEHEIRNISCAAQDPDDLCTFAYITKDSKSGHHFCHVFSTVEVTQTYEIILTLGQAFEVAYQLALQTKARQYVPVPPLSLGSEVIETKSSRPTSQQWSSMRRSTIDPLEMDADMQSLGSATWLFNQRDSNKRPVSTKYETTIF
- the LOC109891025 gene encoding ankyrin repeat and SAM domain-containing protein 1A isoform X2, which gives rise to MSASLLDADPIYATVVHTAKAKAWESPGAVSVPPVRLRAPVDLKLTRSLSKSDSDLFVSSLSEEDGGLNGHCESVTNCSSGKKRMERSPSFASEWDEIDKIMNLIGAGIESSNDKQCISPDGACSKALDQPVGEWLEHVGLPQYESKLLLNGFDDLRYMGSNVMEDTDLRDMGITDPGHRKKIIRAARSLPKVKALGCDGSTSLSTWLDVLGLQEYLPNFLSSGYRTLDCVKNLWELEIVNVLKISPLGHRKRIIASLAERPYEEAPTKSQISHRLSQIRFQDLLSQTGTSPLSQMDPSTSRSMDMLLPLGEGGRRRRAMDQDCSVSLRSYSERPRSHDRQSDRQREPRLTLRPPSQSATYTTVSAWHHQPEKLILESCGYEASYMGSMIIRDLRGIESTQEACAKIRKSKDHSKKGPVVILSITYKGVKFIDAATKSIVAEHEIRNISCAAQDPDDLCTFAYITKDSKSGHHFCHVFSTVEVTQTYEIILTLGQAFEVAYQLALQTKARQYVPVPPLSLGSEVIETKSSRPTSQQWSSMRRSTGAPLLECRCCYCHTCTTHRPSFLPLHSISPGVQIDPLEMDADMQSLGSATWLFNQRDSNKRPVSTKQPVTLLLLTLLQPLMGPLDLWMDLV
- the LOC109891025 gene encoding ankyrin repeat and SAM domain-containing protein 1A isoform X1; the protein is MEDARLAQLIERGDQYSKGLHIQLYLYPCLTLTLTVTTVGVQYIKVGWFHHYISSLRVAGPLLLCGSCPPPAWTLSPLPCWCSCTRLCWPRMMWQCHVSSSECRCYRLKGFSLLKRFPLSADGACSKALDQPVGEWLEHVGLPQYESKLLLNGFDDLRYMGSNVMEDTDLRDMGITDPGHRKKIIRAARSLPKVKALGCDGSTSLSTWLDVLGLQEYLPNFLSSGYRTLDCVKNLWELEIVNVLKISPLGHRKRIIASLAERPYEEAPTKSQISHRLSQIRFQDLLSQTGTSPLSQMDPSTSRSMDMLLPLGEGGRRRRAMDQDCSVSLRSYSERPRSHDRQSDRQREPRLTLRPPSQSATYTTVSAWHHQPEKLILESCGYEASYMGSMIIRDLRGIESTQEACAKIRKSKDHSKKGPVVILSITYKGVKFIDAATKSIVAEHEIRNISCAAQDPDDLCTFAYITKDSKSGHHFCHVFSTVEVTQTYEIILTLGQAFEVAYQLALQTKARQYVPVPPLSLGSEVIETKSSRPTSQQWSSMRRSTGAPLLECRCCYCHTCTTHRPSFLPLHSISPGVQIDPLEMDADMQSLGSATWLFNQRDSNKRPVSTKQPVTLLLLTLLQPLMGPLDLWMDLV
- the LOC109891025 gene encoding ankyrin repeat and SAM domain-containing protein 1A isoform X3, translating into MEDARLAQLIERGDQYSKGLHIQLYLYPCLTLTLTVTTVGVQYIKVGWFHHYISSLRVAGPLLLCGSCPPPAWTLSPLPCWCSCTRLCWPRMMWQCHVSSSECRCYRLKGFSLLKRFPLSADGACSKALDQPVGEWLEHVGLPQYESKLLLNGFDDLRYMGSNVMEDTDLRDMGITDPGHRKKIIRAARSLPKVKALGCDGSTSLSTWLDVLGLQEYLPNFLSSGYRTLDCVKNLWELEIVNVLKISPLGHRKRIIASLAERPYEEAPTKSQISHRLSQIRFQDLLSQTGTSPLSQMDPSTSRSMDMLLPLGEGGRRRRAMDQDCSVSLRSYSERPRSHDRQSDRQREPRLTLRPPSQSATYTTVSAWHHQPEKLILESCGYEASYMGSMIIRDLRGIESTQEACAKIRKSKDHSKKGPVVILSITYKGVKFIDAATKSIVAEHEIRNISCAAQDPDDLCTFAYITKDSKSGHHFCHVFSTVEVTQTYEIILTLGQAFEVAYQLALQTKARQYVPVPPLSLGSEVIETKSSRPTSQQWSSMRRSTIDPLEMDADMQSLGSATWLFNQRDSNKRPVSTKQPVTLLLLTLLQPLMGPLDLWMDLV
- the LOC109891025 gene encoding ankyrin repeat and SAM domain-containing protein 1A isoform X5 produces the protein MEDARLAQLIERGDQYSKGLHIQLYLYPCLTLTLTVTTVGVQYIKVGWFHHYISSLRVAGPLLLCGSCPPPAWTLSPLPCWCSCTRLCWPRMMWQCHVSSSECRCYRLKGFSLLKRFPLSADGACSKALDQPVGEWLEHVGLPQYESKLLLNGFDDLRYMGSNVMEDTDLRDMGITDPGHRKKIIRAARSLPKVKALGCDGSTSLSTWLDVLGLQEYLPNFLSSGYRTLDCVKNLWELEIVNVLKISPLGHRKRIIASLAERPYEEAPTKSQISHRLSQIRFQDLLSQTGTSPLSQMDPSTSRSMDMLLPLGEGGRRRRAMDQDCSVSLRSYSERPRSHDRQSDRQREPRLTLRPPSQSATYTTVSAWHHQPEKLILESCGYEASYMGSMIIRDLRGIESTQEACAKIRKSKDHSKKGPVVILSITYKGVKFIDAATKSIVAEHEIRNISCAAQDPDDLCTFAYITKDSKSGHHFCHVFSTVEVTQTYEIILTLGQAFEVAYQLALQTKARQYVPVPPLSLGSEVIETKSSRPTSQQWSSMRRSTLTPAFKFPDTKL